DNA sequence from the Pseudoduganella plicata genome:
ACACCCATCGCCAAGGTCAGGATGACGCCCGTGGCGATCAGGACGGTTTTGAGGTCGGGGGCGCGCTGGCTGGTGAACATGGAAAAGTTGCTCCGGTCGGGGGTTCTAGTCTACCGGAAAAAAAGCCGACATATTGATTGCCCTCTTGGCAATTTCGGTAATAAAACGCATACAAATAATAAAAATTTACAAATTAAAACTTTAGGGGTGTACATGAAAATTATTACTCTTGGCCTGGCGGCGATGCTGGCCTTTTCGGCGGCGCAGGTGCAGGCAGCAGGGCCGGTCACGTTCACCATCACGGCGGAATCGGGCGCAGGCGCACTTACCCCAACCTATTCAAATACTAATTCCTTGTTCAGCGGTAGCGAGAAGCTCAATGTGCAGACCGTCCTGCGCGATGAGTCGTACATCAGCGGCAGTTACCGCTACGTCTATCACTACGCCGATTCGACGTACGATCAGCAAGGCGGCTACCAGGACTCGACCCACTGGTCAGTCTACAAGGCAGACGTCGCGCAGGCACCGGACTATATCTATTTCAAGGCAAGTGCAGAAATCAGTCCAGACGCCGATCAGACCGTTCCGATGACGGTCAAGTTGTACTCCACCGCCGGGGGCACTTACTCCAGCGTTACCGATCCGCGCTTCCCCAATGTGAATCTGTTGCCCGCCTCCGCTACCGTTGCGGTTGCCAACAGCCACAATGCGGCCGACCTGACGACCGCGCCTTATAGCTACACCTGGTTCAACGCGGATGGCACGTTTGACGTTTCGAACTTTGCGGATATAGTCGTGCCGGCAGGGGGCACTGCCGACATGGCTGTCCTGTTCTATCTTCCGGCCCAGCTGCACGCCACGTCGTATTCCTTCGACTTGACCGGTCCTCTCTACAATGAAGGCCTGCACCACTTTTCCGAAACCAATTATCTGGGCTATGAAATCCTGCCCGTCCCGGAACCCTCGACCTGGGCCATGCTGCTGGCCGGCGTCGGCATCGTGGGTGTAGCCCGCCGCCGCAAGACCGCCGCGTAAGCGCAAGCGGTAAAACAAAGGGGACAGCCAGCTGTCCCCTTTTTCATTTACGCGGCCCGGTCGGCGTCATACACGACGCCGATCTGCTTCCTCATCTCGTCCAGCACGCCCATCAGCGCCAGCGTTTCATCCAGCGGCATCACGGGGCTCTCCAGCAATCCCTCGCGCAGGCAGCGATTCACCTCGATGATCTCGTGCGCGTAGCCGTTGCCGATGCGTGGCTTGTTGACCGTGCGGCGGCTGCCGTCGTTCAGTTCCACCGTCAAGTCTTCGGTATTGTGAAAGCGGTTGTGCATCCGGATGAACCCCTCGCTGCCGCAAATCGTGCATTCGACCGGCGTACGCGCCAGCAGGCTGCTGCTGCACGACGACAGGCCGCCGTTTTCATGCGTCAGTACGAAGCAGGCCTGCACGTCCACGCCGGTCGGGCCGATCTGGCCGCTGGCTTTCACCGACTGCACGGGGCCCAGGAAGTAGGCCGCGATCGACAGCGGATAGATGCCCAGGTCCAGCAGCGAGCCGCCGCCCAGCGCCGGATTGAACAGGCGGTGTTCGGGGCCGGCGTCGGAATAGAAGCCCAGGTCCGCCTGGATCGTGGCGACCGTGCCGATTTCGCCGCTGGCAATGATGCGCTTCGCTTCCAGCATCGACGGGTGGAAGCGCGTCCACATCGCCTCCATCGCAAACAGTTTTTTGGCACGCGCCAGCGCGACGATTTCCTCGGCCTCGCGGCGGTTCACCGTAAATGCCTTTTCGACGAGGATGGCCTTGCCCGCGTTCAGGCACATCAGCGCGTTCTCGTGGTGCATCGGGTGCGGCGTGGCGATGTAGATGGCGTCCACGTCCGGGTCGTCCGCCAGGGCCTGATAGCTGCCGTGGCTTTTCGTCAACTCGTGCGAACCGTACTCCGTCGCAAACGCGGTAGCGCTATCAACGCTGCGCGATGCCACAGCCGCGAGCACGGCGTCCGGCGTGTCCTTCAACGCCGTGGCAAAAGCCTTGGCGATCCTGCCCGTGCCGAGGATGCCCCAGCGGATGGTCCGTACCTGCGTGGTGCCTTGTGCTGTCATGCTTTCTCCCTGGTTGACGCATTCCGTTTCGGACGGAATACGGTGGTGTCGTCATAAAACGCGTCGTCCTGCGCCTGCCACCAGCCGGGGATTCCCAGCACGGGCAAGGGCGTGAAGCCGGCGTTGCTCAAGCCTTCCTGTTGCAACCGATGTGCCACCTGCGTGTCGATCCACGCGTGGCGCTCCGCTACGGAGAGCGTGAAATACGCCGGCGGTGCCGTGACGATGCGCGTGTGTGCCGTGATGGCCTTGTACGGCGCGACCAGCTTTTCCATCAGCGCGTGGCCGAACAGCCAGACCTCGGCGACAGTGCCGAACATCGGGGCCAGCTCGACGAACGCCGTGCGCCATTGATGATTGCGCAGCGCGTCCACCAGCGCCGCGCCCTCTTCCCCCTCGCACACGATCAGCAACGCTGCGTTCTCGTCGAAGATCGTGGCCGCATCGCGCGCCGGGCCGCGCGACTTGCCGATGCCGTCGCGCGCGATCTGGGCCGCCTGCAGCGCGTTCAGTTCACGCTTGATCGACGGGAACGTCAGCCAGACCAGCCCATTGAAAAAGTCATGCAGATTGTCGCGCGTGGGCACGCCGCCGGTGGCGCCGATGAATTCCTCGTAGGCCGTCCCTTCCGGCAGCGTCGCCTGCGGTACGAAATGCAGCGGCAGGCCGCAATGATTGACCAGCCCCAGCGCCGCCGCATGGGCATTGAATGCAGGGATCACGTCGGCACCATGCCGGGCAGCCAACGCCGCAGCGGCGCGTACCGACGCATACCAGGGCTGCGGCCAGTCGATTCCGTCAAACACTTGGCACTTACACCATTTTCCAGTTGATGGTTTCGCCCGCGTTCAGCGGCACCAGCTCCTGCTCGCCGAACGGCAGCGTTTGCGGCAGCGTCCACTGCTCGCGCTTCAACGTGATCGTGCCGGCGTTCGGCGCCAGGCCGTAGAACGTCGGGCCGTTCAGGCTGGCGAAGGCTTCCAGCTTGTCCAGCGCGCCGGCACGTTCGAACGCTTCGGCATACAGCTCCATCGCGTGCAGCGCCGTGTAGCAGCCGGCGCAGCCGCAGGCCGCTTCCTTGGCGCCCTGCGCGTGCGGCGCCGAGTCGGTGCCGAGGAAGAAGCGCTCGTCCCCGCTGGTGGCCGCCGTCACGAGCGCCAGGCGATGTTCTTCGCGCTTGAGCACCGGCAGGCAGTAGTAATGCGGACGGATGCCGCCCTTGAAAATCTCGTTGCGGTTGTACAGCAGGTGGTGCGCCGTGATCGTGGCGCCAATCGGACCTTCCGCTTCGGCCACGTACTGGGCCGCGTCCTTGGTGGTGATGTGTTCGAAGACGATGTTCAGCGCCGGGAAGTTCTTGCGCAGCGGGCGCATGATGCGCTCGATGAAGACGGCTTCGCGGTCGAACAGGTCGACGTCCGGATCGGTCACTTCGCCGTGCACGAGGAATGGCAGGCCCACTTCCTGCATCGTTTCCAGCACCGGGTAGCAGTTGATCAGGTCCGTCACGCCGGCGTCGGAATTGGTCGTGGCGCCAGCCGGGTACAGCTTCACCGCATGGATGAAGTCCGACTCCGCGGCGCGGCGGATCTCGTCGGACGTCGTGTTATTGGTCAGATACAGCGTCATCAAAGGCTCGAACGCCAGATCGGACGGCAGCGCGGCCAGGATGCGGTCGCGGTACGCGGCGGCCTGCGCCACCGTCGTGACGGGCGGCTTCAGGTTCGGCATGACGATGGCGCGGCCGAACTGGCGCGCGCTGTGCGGCAGCACGGCCGCCATCGTGGCGCCATCGCGCAGGTGCAGGTGCCAGTCGTCCGGACGGACGATGGTGATGGACGATGGGGTGGAAAATTGGGCGTCGGACGTGGTCATGGCAGCTCTCGGAAAACGGATGCGACATTTTACCCTCAGCGCCCCTCCTCCCCGGCGCAGCCCAGCGCAATCTCAGCGCAAAATACGCGCCAAAAACTCGCCGGCCCGGCCGGAGCGGGGCGCGCCGAAGAATTCATCCTTGCTGCAATCGTCCAGGATGCGGCCGGCATCCATGAACACGACGCGGTTCGCCACCCGCCGCGCGAAGCCCATCTCGTGGGTCACGACCATCATCGTCATGCCGTCCTGGGCCAGGCCCGTCATCACATCCAGCACTTCGTTGATCGTTTCCGGGTCGAGCGCGGACGTGGGCTCGTCGAACAGCATGGCGATCGGGTCCATCGCCAGCGCCCGCGCAATGGCCACGCGCTGCTGCTGGCCGCCGGACAGCTGGTGCGGGTGCTTGTCCTGCTGCGCCAAGAGGCCGACGCGGTCCAGGTAGTGCAGCCCGCGTGCCTCGGCCTCGTCGCGCGATCGCTTCAGCACTTTGACCTGCGCCAGCGCCAGGTTGGCGCGCACGGACAGATGCGGGAACAGCTCGAAATTCTGGAAGACCATGCCGATGCGGGCGCGCAGCGCCGTCAGGTCGGTACCGGGCGCGCCGACGGACGTGCCGTCCACAACGATCTCGCCCCGCTGAAATGATTCCAGGCCGTTGACGGTCTTGATCAGCGTCGACTTGCCGGAGCCGGACGGACCGCAGATCACCATTACGTCGCCCTTGTCGACCCGGGTAGTGCAGTCGGCGAGAACCTGGAATGTGCCGTACCACTTGCTGACGTCGTTCAGTTCGATCATTAATGTCGGATGCGGGTGGATGGCTGTGGACGCCTGCCCACAGTCGCTTGACAGTGCCCTGAGCCACAAGGATACTGCGGGACTTATTTATTAAATTGCCTTATCTTTTAGCAACGATCCGAACGAGAGCGTGCGAAGATACCAGCAAAAAAACCTCGGAAAACCGCTGGCGGCGGCCTTCCGGCCTGGCCAGCATCGCTGCACGGAAGTACAGCACGGACGGACAACGATGCGCGCAGGCCGGAGTCATGGCTTGCAGCAGGTTGGCGAGGTTTTTTAGCATTTTAGCGGCAAACCCGGCCACGCCGCCCACCCGGCAGCGCGCGCCCTACCAGGGAGATTACTATGGACGACCAGAACCATGGACATTAAGAACCACACGGACCACGCCGTCGATGCGGCGCCGGAGAAGAAAAGCCGCCTGACCACCTATATCCTCGTGGCGCTGGCGCTCGGCATCCTGGCGGGCTACCTGCTCAACATGTCGATGGAAACACCGGCAAAGTATTCCGACACGATGTCGCTGATCACGACACTGTTCCTCCGCCTGATCAAGATGATCATCGCACCGCTGGTGTTCTCCACGCTGGTCGTCGGTATCGCCCGCATGGGCGACGCGGGCGAGGTGGGCCGCATCGGCCTTAAAACGCTGGGCTGGTTCTTCATCGCATCGGTGATGTCCCTGGCGCTGGGCCTCGTGCTCGTCAACATCTTCCGCCCAGGCGACGCCCTGACCGGCACGCTGGCGGCGACTGGCCCGGCCGCGAACCTCGCCACCAGCAGCCTGACGTTGAAAGACTTCATCACGCACCTGGTCCCGTCGTCGATCGTGGATGGCATGGCGAAAAACGAGATCCTGCAGATCGTCGTGTTCTCGCTGTTCTTCGGCCTGGCCGCTGCCGCCGTCGGCAAGAAAGCCGATCCGCTGATCGAATCGATCGACGGCATCGCCCACATCATGCTGAAAGTAACGCATTATGTGATGCAGTTCGCGCCCGTGGCCGTGTTTGCAGCCGTCTCCGGCATCATCGCCAAGGAAGGTCTGGGCGTGCTGAAGACCTACGGCGTGTTCATGGCGGAGTTCTACCTGGGCATCGCTATCCTGTGGGGGCTGCTGATCGCTGCCGGCTTCATTTTCCTGGGCAAGCGCATCTTCGATCTGCTGACGGAAGTGCGCGGCCCGACGCTGCTGGCCTTCTCCACCGCGTCGTCCGAAGCGGCGTTCCCGAAAACGCTGGAAGGCCTGGAACGCTTCGGCGTGCGTAACCGCATTGCGGCGTTCGTGCTGCCGATCGGCTATTCGTTCAACCTCGATGGCTCGATGATGTATTGCACGTTCGCCGCCGTCTTCATCGCGCAAGCTTACGGTATCGAGCTCTCGCTTGGTACCCAGATGACGATGATGGCCGTGCTGATGCTCACATCGAAAGGCATGGCCGGCGTGCCGCGCGCCTCCCTGGTGGTCATTGCCGCCACGCTGTCGCAGTTCAATATCCCCGAGGCAGGCCTGGTGCTGCTGCTTAGCATCGACCACTTCCTCGACATGGCCCGCTCGGCCACCAACGTGATCGGCAACAGCATCGCCACCGCCGTCGTGGCGAAATGGGAAGGCGAGCTGACGACACCGACGAAGAAGGACCTGGCAACAGCGCCGCTGCCCTGAGCGGGCGCGCTGCAGCAACAACAAAGCCGGGCTGCATGCCCGGCTTTTTTCTGGCGCGTTGCGGACGGGCGTTCATGCGCCACGGAGCAAGCGCCGATGGTCGCCCAACCGCGACCACTCCGCCAGCCATGCCCCCGGCATCATCAGCAACAAGCCGCACGCGAGCATCACCACCAGCATCGGCTCCGGAACGGGCGGCAATGGCGCCGCCAGTACGACCGGATGGGATTCGGTCAGGCCGGTTTCATCGTCAGGCAGATCGAGGGATGGCAGGGTGTCCGCCACCGGCTGGGCCGGCACGGCCAGAGTCCCGGTCGGATAGTCTCCCAGCCAGATCGCCGCGGCTGCCGGCACGCTGGCCGACAGCAGCAGCCCGGCAAGACAACAGAGCAGCAAGGATTTCACGACAACCTCCGGCAGATACCGTGCGACGCGCGGTCTGCTCGATTCCACGCAATTTACAAGCCAGCGAGGAAAGTCTTCAAGAATCAACCGCTTGCTGCGCAGCCAGCGAGTGTACCGGCGAGGTTGTAAAACATACCGACACTTACGCCAGCGCCTCCGCCGGCAGCTCCTCGTCGCCACGGGCCTGTTGGCGCTCCCACATCTGGGCATACATGCCGCCTGTGGCCAGCAACGCCTGGTGGGTGCCCCGTTCGACAATGCGGCCGTGGTCCATGACGAGGATCTGGTGGGCATCGGCGATCGTGGAGAGGCGGTGCGCAATCACCATCGTCGTGCGGTTCTTTGCGATGTCCTTCAATTGCGCCTGGATCGCCTGCTCCGACTTCGAGTCGAGCGCCGATGTCGCTTCGTCGAAGATCAGGATGGCGGGGTTTTTCAGCAGCGTACGGGCGATGGCCACGCGCTGCTTCTCGCCGCCCGACAGCTTCAGCCCCCGCTCGCCCACCATGGACGCATAGCCGTCCGGCAGGCTCTCGATGAATTCATGGATCGACGCCGCCCTGGCCGCCGCCACGATCTCTTCCTGCGTGGCGCCCGGCTTGCCGTAGCCGATGTTGTAGGCGATGGTGTCGTTGAACAGGACCGTATCCTGCGGGACGATGCCGATCGCGTGGCGCAGCGAGTCCTGCGTTACGGCGCGCAGGTCCTGGCCGTCGATCGTGATGGCGCCCTTGTCCACTTCGTAGAAGCGGTACAGCAGGCGTGACAGGGTCGACTTGCCCGAGCCGCTGTGACCCACCACGGCCGTCGTCGTCCCGGCGGGAATAGTAAAGTCGACGTCGAACAGGATCTGGCGCTTCGATTCGTAGCTGAAGTCGACGTGGTTGAACCTCACCAGCGCGCCCTGCGTCTGCAGCGGGCGGGCATCGGGCGCATCGGCGATCTCGCGGTTCTGGTCCAGCAGCGCGAACAGGCGCTCCATATCGGCCAGGCTTTGCTTGATCTCGCGGTAGATCACGCCGAGGAAGTTCAGCGGGATATACAGCTGGATCATGAACGAGTTGACCAGCACCAGGTCGCCCAGGGTCATCTTGCCGTCGATGACGCCCTGCGTGGCTCGCCACAGGATCAGCGTGACGGCCGTGGCGATGATGGCCGACTGGCCCGTGTTCAGCAGCGACAGCGACGTCTGCGACTTCACGGCCGCCGTCTCGTAATGCTTCAGCCCTTCGTCGTAACGGCGCGCCTCGTATTCCTCGTTGCCGAAATACTTGACCGTCTCGTAGTTCAGCAGCGAGTCGATCGCCTTGGTATTGGCCTTCGAATCGAGGTCGTTCATCGTGCGGCGGAAGTGCGTGCGCCAGTTCGTCACCAGCACCGTAAATGTGATGTACAGCACCAGCGCACCGCACGTGATGACGGAGAACCAGATGTCGTAGTGCGTCACCAGGTAGCCAAGCACCAGCGTGATCTCGACGAGCGTCGGCAGGATATTGAACAGCGTGTACGAGATGAGCGAACCGACGCCACGCGTGCCCCGCTCGATATCGCGCGTCATGCCACCGGTCTGCCGGTTCAGGTGGAAGCGCAGCGACAGCGCGTGCAGGTGGCGGAAAACCTTCAGAGCAATG
Encoded proteins:
- a CDS encoding PEPxxWA-CTERM sorting domain-containing protein, giving the protein MKIITLGLAAMLAFSAAQVQAAGPVTFTITAESGAGALTPTYSNTNSLFSGSEKLNVQTVLRDESYISGSYRYVYHYADSTYDQQGGYQDSTHWSVYKADVAQAPDYIYFKASAEISPDADQTVPMTVKLYSTAGGTYSSVTDPRFPNVNLLPASATVAVANSHNAADLTTAPYSYTWFNADGTFDVSNFADIVVPAGGTADMAVLFYLPAQLHATSYSFDLTGPLYNEGLHHFSETNYLGYEILPVPEPSTWAMLLAGVGIVGVARRRKTAA
- a CDS encoding Gfo/Idh/MocA family protein yields the protein MTAQGTTQVRTIRWGILGTGRIAKAFATALKDTPDAVLAAVASRSVDSATAFATEYGSHELTKSHGSYQALADDPDVDAIYIATPHPMHHENALMCLNAGKAILVEKAFTVNRREAEEIVALARAKKLFAMEAMWTRFHPSMLEAKRIIASGEIGTVATIQADLGFYSDAGPEHRLFNPALGGGSLLDLGIYPLSIAAYFLGPVQSVKASGQIGPTGVDVQACFVLTHENGGLSSCSSSLLARTPVECTICGSEGFIRMHNRFHNTEDLTVELNDGSRRTVNKPRIGNGYAHEIIEVNRCLREGLLESPVMPLDETLALMGVLDEMRKQIGVVYDADRAA
- a CDS encoding DUF3025 domain-containing protein; the encoded protein is MFDGIDWPQPWYASVRAAAALAARHGADVIPAFNAHAAALGLVNHCGLPLHFVPQATLPEGTAYEEFIGATGGVPTRDNLHDFFNGLVWLTFPSIKRELNALQAAQIARDGIGKSRGPARDAATIFDENAALLIVCEGEEGAALVDALRNHQWRTAFVELAPMFGTVAEVWLFGHALMEKLVAPYKAITAHTRIVTAPPAYFTLSVAERHAWIDTQVAHRLQQEGLSNAGFTPLPVLGIPGWWQAQDDAFYDDTTVFRPKRNASTREKA
- the pyrC gene encoding dihydroorotase encodes the protein MTTSDAQFSTPSSITIVRPDDWHLHLRDGATMAAVLPHSARQFGRAIVMPNLKPPVTTVAQAAAYRDRILAALPSDLAFEPLMTLYLTNNTTSDEIRRAAESDFIHAVKLYPAGATTNSDAGVTDLINCYPVLETMQEVGLPFLVHGEVTDPDVDLFDREAVFIERIMRPLRKNFPALNIVFEHITTKDAAQYVAEAEGPIGATITAHHLLYNRNEIFKGGIRPHYYCLPVLKREEHRLALVTAATSGDERFFLGTDSAPHAQGAKEAACGCAGCYTALHAMELYAEAFERAGALDKLEAFASLNGPTFYGLAPNAGTITLKREQWTLPQTLPFGEQELVPLNAGETINWKMV
- a CDS encoding amino acid ABC transporter ATP-binding protein → MIELNDVSKWYGTFQVLADCTTRVDKGDVMVICGPSGSGKSTLIKTVNGLESFQRGEIVVDGTSVGAPGTDLTALRARIGMVFQNFELFPHLSVRANLALAQVKVLKRSRDEAEARGLHYLDRVGLLAQQDKHPHQLSGGQQQRVAIARALAMDPIAMLFDEPTSALDPETINEVLDVMTGLAQDGMTMMVVTHEMGFARRVANRVVFMDAGRILDDCSKDEFFGAPRSGRAGEFLARILR
- a CDS encoding dicarboxylate/amino acid:cation symporter, which codes for MDIKNHTDHAVDAAPEKKSRLTTYILVALALGILAGYLLNMSMETPAKYSDTMSLITTLFLRLIKMIIAPLVFSTLVVGIARMGDAGEVGRIGLKTLGWFFIASVMSLALGLVLVNIFRPGDALTGTLAATGPAANLATSSLTLKDFITHLVPSSIVDGMAKNEILQIVVFSLFFGLAAAAVGKKADPLIESIDGIAHIMLKVTHYVMQFAPVAVFAAVSGIIAKEGLGVLKTYGVFMAEFYLGIAILWGLLIAAGFIFLGKRIFDLLTEVRGPTLLAFSTASSEAAFPKTLEGLERFGVRNRIAAFVLPIGYSFNLDGSMMYCTFAAVFIAQAYGIELSLGTQMTMMAVLMLTSKGMAGVPRASLVVIAATLSQFNIPEAGLVLLLSIDHFLDMARSATNVIGNSIATAVVAKWEGELTTPTKKDLATAPLP
- a CDS encoding ABCB family ABC transporter ATP-binding protein/permease is translated as MRRSAHPDIPATPSANSRGDFATLKTLLPYLWVYKWRVGAALAALVGAKLANVGVPVVLKHLVDALTIKPGDPQALLMLPLGLLVAYGALRLSTTVFTELREFLFARVTQRAVRTIALKVFRHLHALSLRFHLNRQTGGMTRDIERGTRGVGSLISYTLFNILPTLVEITLVLGYLVTHYDIWFSVITCGALVLYITFTVLVTNWRTHFRRTMNDLDSKANTKAIDSLLNYETVKYFGNEEYEARRYDEGLKHYETAAVKSQTSLSLLNTGQSAIIATAVTLILWRATQGVIDGKMTLGDLVLVNSFMIQLYIPLNFLGVIYREIKQSLADMERLFALLDQNREIADAPDARPLQTQGALVRFNHVDFSYESKRQILFDVDFTIPAGTTTAVVGHSGSGKSTLSRLLYRFYEVDKGAITIDGQDLRAVTQDSLRHAIGIVPQDTVLFNDTIAYNIGYGKPGATQEEIVAAARAASIHEFIESLPDGYASMVGERGLKLSGGEKQRVAIARTLLKNPAILIFDEATSALDSKSEQAIQAQLKDIAKNRTTMVIAHRLSTIADAHQILVMDHGRIVERGTHQALLATGGMYAQMWERQQARGDEELPAEALA